Proteins encoded by one window of Cannabis sativa cultivar Pink pepper isolate KNU-18-1 chromosome 4, ASM2916894v1, whole genome shotgun sequence:
- the LOC115713045 gene encoding ubiquitin carboxyl-terminal hydrolase 17: MLLFPGILGFHALLFFSVLLAFSLIRRKWRNAAAKEEEVLRLLAMASEESAMAEVEARAFCDPVVVSMPHQCVVCYCPTTMRCSQCKSVRYCSGKCQIIHWRQGHKDECRPPISVMHFEDKSDLCGELDSFHGTETGHAACADGEPLINISDSVTYDRVEKPLFNSNSSDLLGTNAKVKDMDVTNSSRSSSVSSATSADSISCTNKVSKMDSSRGDGKMKSSLQLNKDKTAKHENVQPAINLSSKKLTEGTPSVEKLTKDTAKSRRSVSKDTDHSLSSVASAGHPSSSTGEHFASNSISTKGDGFHALPVKSTSFPTLPQNARTGLKSSMLKVVQQFRASKQTKCNTSTPGTEIAGKHKLIFPYDLFVKLYTDDMMILRPFGLTNCGNSCYANAVLQCLAYTRPLTSYFLQGLHSKTCGKKDWCFICEFQHLIYKAREGNSPLSPIGILSKINKIGSHLGHGREEDAHEFLRYAVDTMQSVFLNNADATGSLAEETTLVGMTFGGYLRSKIKCMRCLGKSELCERMMDLTVEIDGEIGNLEEALSQFTATETLDRDNKYFCSRCKSYEKARKKLTVLEAPNILTIVLKRFKSGNFEKLSKSVQFPEELDMTPYMSRSSVVSPLYSLYAVVVHLDTMNAAFSGHYVCYVKNTRGEWFRIDDSTVVPVELERVLSEGAYMLLYERHSPRPPALLGSNMVNGGKFKRRNLEAVPSSTGKLKSRSNPIVMDAAATQTKFSKIANPDSSDPYDWRANLTPRFRRVDSSSENSSILSCSDASSSSTVSTKDSGSTDDFSVYIFGKEGSGFYRPYEQSPGGVASSSSSYSDFETDSNCGNGVWRRLPTQGSSWDSEREGNSTILHTDTNKHRRKSTSQFDSRSSSRETEFEHVSWANPFDVRAGVSLRRVNGERSAQTFYEV; the protein is encoded by the exons ATGCTGCTGTTCCCGGGAATTCTAGGGTTCCATGCCCTCCTCTTCTTCTCTGTCTTGCTCGCCTTTTCTTTAATTCGGCGCAAGTGGAGGAATGCCGCCGCTAAGGAGGAGGAGGTGTTGCGCCTTCTCGCTATGGCGTCGGAGGAGTCCGCCATGGCTGAGGTCGAAGCTAGAGCTTTCTGCGATCCAGTTGTTGTTTCTATGCCTCATCAATGCGTTGTCTGTTATTGTCCTACCACCATGCGATGCTCTCAGTGCAAGTCTGTCAGATACTG TTCTGGTAAGTGTCAAATCATTCATTGGAGACAAGGTCACAAGGATGAGTGTCGTCCCCCAATTTCTGTAATGCATTTCGAAGATAAGAGTGACCTTTGTGGGGAACTTGACTCTTTTCATG GAACTGAAACTGGCCACGCTGCTTGTGCTGATGGTGAACCCTTAATTAATATTTCTGATTCTGTAACTTATGACAGAGTGGAGAAACCTCTTTTTAATAGTAATAGCTCTGATCTCCTTGGCACTAATGCCAAAGTTAAAGATATGGATGTTACAAATTCATCTCGCTCAAGTTCTGTTAGCTCGGCAACTTCTGCTGATTCCATATCATGCACAAACAAAGTAAGTAAGATGGATTCTAGTCGTGGTGATGGGAAGATGAAGTCTTCTTTGCAACTAAACAAAGATAAGACAGCTAAACATGAAAATGTTCAGCCTGCAATTAATTTAAGCAGTAAGAAGCTGACAGAGGGAACCCCTTCAGTAGAAAAGTTAACTAAAGATACTGCTAAGTCTAGGAGATCAGTATCTAAAGATACTGACCATTCTTTGTCATCAGTTGCTTCTGCTGGTCATCCATCTTCAAGCACTGGTGAGCATTTTGCTTCCAATTCTATATCCACAAAGGGTGACGGTTTTCATGCTCTGCCAGTTAAAAGTACCAGTTTCCCAACTTTACCACAAAATGCTCGTACTGGTTTGAAAAGTTCCATGCTGAAAGTTGTACAGCAGTTTAGAGCATCTAAACAGACGAAATGCAATACATCTACCCCTGGGACTGAGATTGCTGGAAAGCATAAg CTAATCTTTCCATATGATTTGTTCGTGAAACTATACACTGATGACATGATGATTCTTCGTCCATTTGGTCTTACAAATTGTGGAAACAG CTGCTATGCCAATGCCGTGCTCCAGTGCTTGGCATATACTCGGCCACTTACTTCATATTTTCTTCAAGGACTCCACTCCAAAACCT GTGGAAAGAAGGACTGGTGTTTTATTTGTGAATTTCAGCATCTTATTTATAAGGCAAGGGAAGGGAATTCCCCACTGTCTCCAATTGGGATAttatccaaaataaataaaattggaaGTCATCTTGGTCATGGTAGGGAAGAAGATGCCCATGAATTTTTAAG GTATGCTGTTGATACAATGCAATCTGTTTTCCTCAACAATGCTGATGCCACAGGTTCTTTGGCTGAAGAAACGACACTAGTAGGAATGACCTTTGGTGGTTATCTTCGATCTAAG ATCAAGTGTATGAGGTGCCTAGGAAAATCAGAACTTTGTGAGCGGATGATGGACCTCACAGTAGAAATAGATGGCGAAATTGGAAATCTTGAAGAGGCTCTTTCTCAATTTACAGCCACAGAAACATTGGATCGAGATAATAAGTATTTTTGCAGCAG ATGTAAATCTTATGAGAAAGCCAGAAAGAAGTTGACAGTTCTGGAGGCACCAAATATTCTTACAATCGTGCTGAAACGATTTAAG TCTGGTAACTTTGAGAAATTGAGCAAGTCCGTTCAGTTTCCTGAGGAGCTTGACATGACCCCATATATGAGCAGATCAAGCGTTGTATCTCCTCTGTACAGTCTTTATGCTGTGGTCGTTCACTTGGATACCATGAATGCTGCTTTTTCGGGTCACTATGTGTGTTATGTAAAGAATACTCGGGGAGAGTGGTTCAGGATTGATGACAGCACA GTAGTACCCGTGGAGCTGGAGAGGGTCTTATCAGAAGGGGCTTACATGCTTCTTTATGAAAG GCACTCTCCGCGCCCCCCAGCCCTACTGGGAAGCAATATGGTCAATGGTGGTAAGTTTAAGAGAAGGAACTTGGAAGCAGTTCCTTCCAGCACTGGCAAATTGAAGTCAAGATCCAATCCCATAGTGATGGATGCTGCTGCCACACAAACTAAGTTCAGTAAAATTGCTAATCCAGATAGCTCAGATCCATATGATTGGAGAGCAAACCTAACCCCCAGATTTCGAAGAGTGGATTCATCAAGTGAAAATTCATCTATTTTAAGTTGCTCAGATGCAAGTTCTTCCAGCACTGTCAGCACCAAGGACTCTGGCAGTACAGATGACTTCTCCGTATACATATTTGGAAAAGAAGGAAGTGGCTTTTACAGACCATATGAACAGTCACCGGGTGGCgtggcatcatcatcatcttcttatTCAGACTTTGAGACAGACTCAAATTGCGGAAATGGTGTATGGAGGAGGTTGCCTACCCAAGGGAGCAGTTGGGACAGCGAAAGGGAAGGGAACTCCACAATTTTGCATACTGACACTAATAAACACCGAAGAAAATCAACCAGCCAATTTGATAGTAGGAGTAGCAGTAGGGAAACCGAGTTCGAACATGTTTCATGGGCAAACCCTTTCGATGTTAGAGCCGGTGTATCATTACGAAGAGTAAATGGAGAAAGATCAGCTCAAACATTTTATGAGGTTTGA